In Caretta caretta isolate rCarCar2 chromosome 18, rCarCar1.hap1, whole genome shotgun sequence, a single genomic region encodes these proteins:
- the OTUD3 gene encoding OTU domain-containing protein 3 — translation MSRRQAAKARPGGGGKKAEMERKRDERAARRALAKERRNRAPPEGGGAAAQEFVSFGNQLQALGLKLREVPGDGNCLFRALGDQLEGHSRNHLKYRQETVDYMIKQREDFEPFVEDDVPFERHVANLAKPGTFAGNDAIVAFARNNQMNVVIHQLNAPLWQIRGTDKSNARELHIAYRYGEHYDSVRRINDNSEAPAHLQTEMLCKNESNKREKIRPQKAESEEELEDEVEDAVQKVCNATGCSDVDLIVQILEVKNYDIDSAIFGILQVNEVKRIYSEEECETQAKGQKSQSSALWKENGSGTRIFGNQGLHQDGTKNNETQASPDEENQTNKKHFPKVSNKQRKEQQRLEKKKRQEERHRQKVLANRSNNADNNRSETDSDTQVTLVKTLAALNI, via the exons ATGTCCCGCAGGCAGGCGGCCAAGGCGCGGCCCGGCGGCGGGGGCAAGAAGGCGGAGATGGAGCGGAAGCGGGACGAGCGGGCGGCCCGCCGGGCGCTGGCCAAGGAGCGCAGGAACCGGGCCCCCCCGGAGGGCGGCGGCGCCGCGGCCCAGGAGTTCGTTAGCTTCGGCAACCAGCTGCAGGCGCTGGGCCTCAAGCTGCGCGAGGTGCCGGGCGACGG CAACTGTTTGTTCCGGGCCCTTGGTGACCAGCTTGAGGGGCACTCCAGAAACCACCTCAAATACCGCCAGGAAACAGTGGATTACATGATAAAGCAGAGGGAAGATTTTGAACCTTTTGTGGAGGATGATGTTCCCTTTGAGAGACATG ttgccaATTTGGCGAAGCCTGGTACATTTGCTGGCAATGATGCTATTGTGGCATTTGCAAGGAACAATCAAATGAATGTGGTTATTCATCAGCTCAATGCCCCTCTGTGGCAG ATTCGAGGCACGGATAAAAGCAACGCAAGGGAACTGCACATCGCCTATCGGTATGGAGAGCACTATGATAGCGTGCGGAGAATAAATGACAACTCTGAAGCCCCCGCACATCTTCAAACAGAG ATGCTGTGTAAAAATGAATCTAATAAGAGGGAGAAAATCAGGCCACAGAAGGCCGAATCTGAAGAGGAGTTAGAGGATGAAGTGGAAGATGCTGTACAAAAAGTCTGTAATGCAACTGGGTGTTCG GATGTTGATTTAATCGTCCAGATTCTGGAAGTGAAGAACTACGATATTGACTCTGCAATATTTGGCATTCTCCAAGTGAATGAAGTGAAAAGAATCT ATTCTGAAGAGGAATGTGAGACCCAGGCCAAAGGTcagaagtcacagagctcagcctTGTGGAAGGAGAATGGAAGTGGCACCAGAATATTTGGAAATCAGGGGTTGCATCAGGATGGAACAAAAAACAACGAGACACAGGCTAGTCCAGATGAAGAGaatcaaaccaacaaaaaacatttcccaaaG GTATCCAATAAACAAAGGAAGGAGCAGCAGCGGCTAGAGAAGAAGAAGAGGCAGGAAGAAAGGCACCGGCAGAAAGTCCTGGCCAACAGGAGTAACAATGCAGACAACAACAGGAGTGAGACGGACTCGGATACGCAAGTCACCCTGGTGAAGACCCTTGCAGCTCTGAACATATGA